In a genomic window of Kribbella amoyensis:
- a CDS encoding MMPL family transporter codes for MFTRLGRFVVHNPWKVIAAWVIAAIAVVAFAPTLADVTNKDQASFLPDKYESVQAQKLAADAFGQTNDATASIVVKRAGGGELTAADQAEVTELAKKITDAKIERVTAALTGPQALSPNKQVQLVSVGLKGMPDDQAVLDAVQKVRDVAGPALADSGLEYGVTGDAALFLDNQDAFENAFVVVGIATLVLIVGLLLFIYRSPVAALLPILTVGLVSAIAPGLIALAAKAFDLQVTQDLQTILTVVLYGVGTDYILFLLFRYRERLRAGEEPKQALVIATARVSEVIVSAAGAIVVAFSALLLAVFGGFKSLGPGLAIAVAVMAFAAITLIPAVVSLLGPKVFWPSKSWQQTPKGAMFKRFGRFTAKRPAVVAILSGGLMVALALGALGMKVDYDAFSQLPDNTESSRAVKDLQAGFPAGALNPTTVYVRSTDGTPLDPAELTAYAGKLAKVEGVGAVLPAAADGSPALLNQDKTVAQINVVLADPPYATSALDLVDGKLRDAAHAEAPDGTTALLGGVTASYTDIRDANTRDLSVIFPVAGGLIAVILALLLRSLLAPLVLMIAVVLSFFSTTGATVLVFQGAAGHAGVTFSLPIMLYLFVVAIGTDYNILMVARLREEAERGTDPREAADLAIEHGGPSVAAAGLILAGTFSSLMLAGMALLTEMGFSVAVGIAISAFVMSIFLVPSVTALLGDKAWWPRKPRQRAKPAPEERELAPVG; via the coding sequence GTGTTCACTCGGCTCGGGCGATTCGTCGTCCACAACCCCTGGAAGGTGATCGCCGCCTGGGTGATCGCGGCGATCGCCGTGGTCGCGTTCGCACCCACGCTGGCCGACGTCACCAACAAGGACCAGGCCAGCTTCCTGCCCGACAAGTACGAGTCGGTGCAGGCGCAGAAGCTGGCCGCGGACGCGTTCGGCCAGACCAACGACGCCACCGCGAGCATCGTGGTCAAGCGTGCCGGCGGCGGTGAGCTGACCGCCGCCGACCAGGCCGAGGTGACCGAGCTCGCGAAGAAGATCACCGACGCCAAGATCGAGCGGGTCACGGCCGCTCTGACCGGACCGCAGGCGCTCTCGCCGAACAAGCAGGTCCAGCTGGTCTCCGTCGGGTTGAAGGGGATGCCCGACGACCAGGCCGTCCTGGACGCGGTCCAGAAGGTCCGCGACGTCGCCGGGCCGGCCCTGGCCGACAGCGGGCTCGAGTACGGCGTGACCGGTGACGCGGCGTTGTTCCTGGACAACCAGGACGCGTTCGAGAACGCGTTCGTGGTGGTCGGGATCGCGACCCTGGTCCTGATCGTCGGCCTGCTGCTGTTCATCTACCGCAGCCCGGTGGCCGCGTTGCTGCCGATCCTCACGGTCGGCCTGGTCAGCGCGATCGCGCCCGGCCTGATCGCGCTCGCGGCCAAGGCCTTCGACCTGCAGGTGACGCAGGACCTGCAGACCATCCTCACCGTCGTGCTCTACGGCGTCGGCACGGACTACATCCTGTTCCTGCTGTTCCGGTACCGCGAGCGGCTGCGGGCCGGCGAGGAGCCGAAGCAGGCCCTGGTGATCGCGACCGCCCGCGTCTCCGAGGTGATCGTGTCGGCGGCCGGGGCGATCGTGGTCGCGTTCAGCGCGCTGCTGCTGGCGGTGTTCGGCGGGTTCAAGAGCCTCGGCCCGGGCCTCGCGATCGCGGTCGCGGTGATGGCGTTCGCGGCGATCACGCTGATCCCGGCGGTCGTGTCGCTGCTCGGCCCGAAGGTGTTCTGGCCGTCGAAGTCGTGGCAGCAGACGCCGAAGGGCGCGATGTTCAAGCGGTTCGGCCGGTTCACCGCGAAGCGCCCGGCCGTGGTGGCGATCCTGTCCGGCGGCCTGATGGTCGCGCTCGCGCTCGGCGCGCTCGGGATGAAGGTCGACTACGACGCGTTCAGCCAGCTCCCCGACAACACCGAGTCCTCCCGCGCGGTCAAGGACCTGCAGGCCGGCTTCCCCGCCGGTGCGCTCAACCCGACCACCGTGTACGTGAGGTCCACCGACGGTACGCCGCTCGACCCGGCCGAGCTCACCGCATACGCCGGGAAGCTGGCCAAGGTGGAAGGTGTCGGAGCTGTCCTCCCGGCTGCCGCGGACGGTTCGCCGGCCTTGCTCAACCAGGACAAGACCGTTGCCCAGATCAACGTCGTGCTGGCGGACCCGCCGTACGCGACCTCTGCGCTCGACCTGGTCGACGGGAAGCTGCGGGACGCCGCCCACGCCGAGGCGCCGGACGGTACGACCGCTCTGCTCGGTGGGGTCACCGCGAGCTACACGGACATCCGGGACGCGAACACCCGGGACCTGTCGGTGATCTTCCCGGTCGCGGGTGGGCTGATCGCGGTCATCCTGGCGCTGTTGCTGCGGAGCCTGCTGGCGCCGCTGGTGCTGATGATCGCGGTGGTGCTCAGCTTCTTCAGCACCACCGGCGCGACCGTGCTGGTGTTCCAGGGCGCGGCCGGTCATGCAGGCGTGACGTTCTCGCTGCCGATCATGCTGTACCTGTTCGTGGTTGCCATCGGCACCGACTACAACATCCTGATGGTGGCCCGGTTGCGGGAGGAGGCCGAGCGCGGGACGGATCCACGGGAGGCGGCCGACCTGGCGATCGAGCACGGTGGCCCGTCGGTCGCGGCGGCCGGGCTGATCCTGGCCGGTACGTTCTCCTCGCTGATGCTGGCCGGGATGGCGCTGCTGACCGAGATGGGATTCTCGGTCGCCGTCGGGATCGCGATCTCCGCGTTCGTGATGTCGATCTTCCTGGTCCCGAGCGTCACCGCGTTGCTGGGTGACAAGGCCTGGTGGCCGCGGAAGCCGCGCCAACGGGCCAAGCCGGCTCCGGAGGAGCGTGAGTTGGCGCCCGTCGGCTGA